A region from the Buchnera aphidicola (Astegopteryx bambusae) genome encodes:
- the ligA gene encoding NAD-dependent DNA ligase LigA, which translates to MKYINNIIKNLRKKIKLYEYFYHVLNISLVSDYKYDKLLESLLILEKNFSNYSDNYSPTKIIGENFSNMFKLKNHILPMLSLESFYKIDYFNNFCSFVKKKTNIDNVKFCCELKIDGVALNLLYKDGILLHSLTRGNGYEGEDITNNINLISNLPKKLLGHNIPKILEVRGEVFILKTDFNNLNKMLLKKFLKSFSNTRNIVSGALRRKHSESKLNIKLLFVAYGIGFIYPNNLFTSHYKMLKKLKNFGFYINKYNLICNKKITVFNFFKKVLLIKDKINFDIDGIVIKVDSIKLQKKIGYTNKFPKWAIAIKFDTENLETRILNVRFKIGRTGILTPVAKLHPINFSGVVIKNVSLHNVDNIIKLGIKIGSYVLVKRSGNVIPKIVKVISKHKKKKYKKIFFPKYCPCCKKDLVLSKNNKIYICINKRHCISQIKKNILHFFSKNGLNVRGIGPTIISKLVDKKIISNPLDVFKLNENVLYNIKNISKKCIKKITYELNISKNVNFYNFIYALGIPEIGISASKNIANNFNSVEEIISANYDDFRNIKNIGKKISKNIFCFFNSSNNVKYVKKLSKILRIVF; encoded by the coding sequence ATGAAATATATTAATAATATAATTAAAAATTTAAGAAAGAAAATAAAGTTATATGAATACTTTTACCATGTTTTAAATATTTCATTAGTTTCAGATTATAAATATGATAAATTATTAGAAAGTTTATTAATTTTAGAAAAGAATTTTTCTAATTATAGTGATAATTATTCTCCTACTAAAATTATAGGAGAAAACTTTTCTAATATGTTTAAATTAAAAAATCATATACTTCCTATGTTATCTTTAGAAAGTTTTTATAAGATTGATTATTTTAATAATTTTTGCAGTTTTGTAAAGAAAAAAACTAATATAGACAATGTTAAATTTTGTTGTGAATTGAAAATAGATGGTGTAGCTTTAAATTTATTATATAAAGATGGTATTTTGTTACATAGTTTAACTAGGGGTAATGGATATGAAGGAGAAGATATAACTAATAATATAAATTTAATAAGTAATTTGCCAAAAAAATTATTAGGACACAATATACCAAAAATTTTAGAAGTTCGAGGTGAAGTTTTTATATTAAAAACTGATTTTAATAATTTGAACAAAATGTTATTAAAAAAGTTTTTAAAATCTTTTTCTAATACTAGAAATATAGTATCTGGAGCTTTAAGAAGAAAACATAGTGAATCTAAATTAAATATAAAACTACTTTTTGTAGCTTATGGTATAGGATTTATATATCCAAATAATTTGTTTACAAGTCATTATAAAATGTTAAAAAAACTAAAAAATTTTGGTTTTTATATAAACAAATATAATCTAATTTGTAATAAAAAAATTACAGTATTTAATTTTTTTAAAAAAGTATTATTAATAAAAGATAAGATTAATTTTGATATAGATGGTATAGTAATAAAAGTAGATTCTATAAAACTACAAAAAAAAATTGGATATACAAATAAATTTCCTAAATGGGCAATAGCAATAAAATTTGATACAGAAAATTTAGAAACTAGAATTTTAAATGTAAGATTTAAAATTGGTAGAACTGGAATATTGACACCTGTAGCTAAATTGCATCCTATAAATTTTTCTGGTGTTGTTATAAAAAATGTTTCTTTGCATAATGTAGATAATATTATAAAATTAGGAATAAAAATAGGTTCTTATGTTTTAGTTAAAAGATCTGGTAATGTAATACCTAAAATTGTAAAAGTAATTTCTAAACACAAAAAAAAAAAATATAAAAAAATATTTTTTCCAAAATATTGTCCATGTTGTAAAAAAGATTTAGTTTTAAGTAAAAATAATAAAATTTATATTTGTATAAATAAAAGACATTGTATTTCACAAATAAAAAAAAATATATTACATTTTTTTTCTAAAAATGGATTAAACGTAAGAGGAATAGGTCCCACAATTATAAGTAAACTTGTTGATAAAAAAATAATATCTAATCCATTAGATGTTTTTAAATTAAATGAAAATGTTTTATATAATATAAAAAATATTAGTAAAAAGTGTATAAAAAAAATAACATATGAATTAAATATTTCTAAAAATGTAAATTTCTATAATTTTATATATGCGCTGGGAATTCCAGAAATAGGTATATCTGCATCTAAAAATATTGCTAATAATTTTAATTCAGTTGAAGAAATAATTTCTGCTAATTACGATGATTTTCGTAATATAAAAAATATAGGAAAAAAAATTTCTAAGAATATATTTTGTTTTTTTAATTCATCTAATAATGTAAAATATGTTAAAAAATTATCTAAAATATTAAGAATTGTTTTTTAA
- the ptsP gene encoding phosphoenolpyruvate--protein phosphotransferase — protein sequence MISGIPVSKGIALGKALLINSEENKIKKEKISKTKIKLETKRFVKAIKKSIKQIKKIKKNVKLKLGKEKSDIFEGHIMILEDEEFSKDIKNFIKKKYSAETSVKKIIKKQIQEMKKIKNDYLKNRIIDIKDIEKRIINNLSNTEIKNFNKIKKKIILICKDLTPSETSQINTKNILGFITELGGKTSHTSIIAKSLGIPAIVGVKNATKNIKNEDYIIIDSINNEIYINPKKNIILLKNRIQEKFLKKKENLKIFKNLDAITLDGKIIKIGANINKIDEIDIAIENGAKSIGLYRTEFIYMEKNSLPTEEEQFKIYKKIAKKMKEKEVIIRTLDIGGDKKCKCINLPKEENPFLGYRAIRIYPKKIHIIRDQLKAILRASKFGNLKIMFPMIISIEEIYFLKKELEKIKTELRKKNINFNNNIKIGIMIETPAAALISNILIKEVDFFSIGSNDLTQYTLAVDRGNDLVSNLYDPMHPSIIKLIKMVVKESHKNGKWTGICGELASNPAAIKFLLQVGIDELSVSSSEIPKIKKIIRNSYFKKNIF from the coding sequence ATGATTTCAGGAATTCCAGTTTCAAAAGGAATAGCATTAGGAAAAGCGCTATTAATAAATTCAGAAGAAAATAAAATTAAAAAAGAAAAAATTTCAAAAACAAAAATAAAATTAGAAACAAAAAGATTCGTAAAAGCTATAAAAAAATCAATAAAACAAATAAAAAAAATTAAAAAAAATGTAAAACTTAAATTAGGAAAAGAAAAATCAGACATTTTTGAAGGTCATATAATGATATTAGAAGATGAAGAATTTTCTAAAGATATAAAAAATTTTATAAAAAAAAAATATTCTGCAGAAACATCTGTAAAAAAAATAATTAAAAAACAAATACAAGAAATGAAAAAAATAAAAAATGATTATTTAAAAAACAGAATTATAGACATAAAAGATATAGAGAAAAGAATAATAAACAATCTTTCAAACACAGAGATTAAAAATTTTAATAAAATAAAAAAAAAAATAATTTTAATATGTAAAGACTTAACTCCATCAGAAACTTCTCAAATAAATACAAAAAATATATTAGGTTTCATTACAGAACTCGGAGGAAAAACATCTCATACATCTATAATAGCTAAATCTTTAGGAATACCAGCAATAGTTGGAGTAAAAAATGCAACAAAAAACATAAAAAATGAAGATTATATAATAATAGATAGCATAAACAACGAAATTTATATAAATCCTAAAAAAAATATAATACTATTAAAAAATAGAATACAAGAAAAATTTTTGAAAAAAAAAGAAAATTTAAAAATATTCAAAAATTTAGACGCTATTACTTTGGATGGAAAAATTATAAAAATAGGTGCAAACATAAATAAAATAGATGAAATTGATATAGCTATAGAAAATGGTGCAAAATCAATAGGTTTGTATAGAACTGAATTTATATATATGGAAAAAAATAGTTTACCTACTGAAGAAGAACAATTTAAAATATATAAAAAAATTGCAAAAAAAATGAAAGAAAAAGAAGTTATAATAAGAACATTAGATATAGGAGGAGATAAAAAATGCAAATGTATCAATTTACCAAAAGAAGAAAATCCATTTTTAGGATATAGAGCAATCAGAATATATCCAAAAAAAATACATATTATAAGAGATCAACTAAAAGCAATATTAAGAGCTTCAAAATTTGGAAACTTAAAAATTATGTTTCCTATGATAATTTCAATAGAAGAAATATATTTTTTAAAAAAAGAATTAGAAAAAATAAAAACAGAACTAAGAAAAAAAAATATCAATTTTAATAATAACATAAAAATAGGAATAATGATAGAAACTCCAGCTGCCGCATTAATATCTAACATATTAATTAAAGAAGTTGATTTTTTTAGCATTGGAAGTAACGATTTAACACAATATACATTAGCTGTAGATAGAGGAAATGATCTAGTCTCTAATTTATATGATCCTATGCATCCTTCTATAATTAAATTAATAAAAATGGTGGTAAAAGAATCTCATAAAAATGGAAAATGGACTGGAATATGCGGAGAGCTTGCAAGTAATCCTGCAGCAATAAAATTCTTATTACAAGTTGGAATAGATGAACTAAGTGTAAGTTCTTCAGAAATACCTAAAATAAAAAAAATAATCAGAAATAGTTATTTTAAAAAAAATATTTTTTAA
- the gltX gene encoding glutamate--tRNA ligase: MKIKTRFAPSPTGNLHFGNIRTALFSWLFAKKNDGKFFLRIEDTDVLRNVEGSVKNIIKVMKWLGLNWDEKIYFQSKRLYLYKKIIFFMLKNGFAYKCYCSKTVLEEKRNYQILNNEKPKYDGTCRNIQNSNFIFNNSFVVRFRNPLKGYVKFFDEIRGIIKFKNSELDDFIIQRRNGMPTYNFCVVADDLDMKITHVIRGEDHISNTPKQVNIFTALSANVPKYAHLPILLDENKKKFSKKNNNNDFFKYFEEGFLPEAMLNYLVRLGWSHGNKEIFSIDEMKNLFSFKNVSKSSSIFDKKKLLYLNKYYINNFTNEKIISLLKYYFDKENIDILNGPNVKKVFKVFKNRCFSLREIVICSSYLYKKCVNFKNLFLVKCNKKKFLIILKVVYFNFKNIKIWISSEIWKTIQLISYKNNFSLKKIIYILRKIFTGKSSSPSISKILYLIGYAKVIFSLKKFIFFIIKKFF; this comes from the coding sequence ATGAAAATTAAAACTAGATTTGCTCCTAGCCCTACTGGAAATTTGCATTTTGGAAATATTAGAACTGCTTTGTTTTCTTGGTTATTTGCTAAGAAAAATGATGGTAAATTTTTTTTAAGAATTGAAGACACTGATGTTTTAAGAAATGTTGAAGGATCAGTTAAAAATATAATTAAAGTTATGAAATGGTTAGGATTAAATTGGGATGAAAAAATATATTTTCAGAGTAAAAGATTATATTTATATAAAAAAATTATATTTTTTATGTTAAAAAATGGTTTTGCGTATAAATGTTATTGTTCCAAAACAGTTTTAGAAGAAAAAAGAAATTATCAAATTTTAAATAATGAAAAGCCTAAATATGATGGAACTTGTAGAAATATACAAAATAGCAATTTTATTTTTAATAATTCATTTGTAGTTAGGTTTAGGAATCCTTTGAAAGGTTATGTAAAATTTTTTGATGAAATTAGAGGAATTATAAAATTTAAAAATAGTGAATTAGATGATTTTATTATTCAAAGAAGAAATGGTATGCCTACTTATAATTTTTGTGTTGTTGCAGATGATTTAGACATGAAGATAACACATGTTATTAGAGGAGAGGATCATATAAGTAATACCCCAAAACAAGTTAATATATTTACTGCATTAAGTGCAAATGTACCAAAATATGCTCATTTGCCTATTTTATTAGATGAAAATAAAAAAAAATTTTCTAAAAAAAATAATAACAATGATTTTTTTAAATATTTTGAAGAAGGTTTTTTACCTGAAGCTATGCTAAATTATTTAGTAAGATTAGGTTGGTCACATGGTAATAAAGAAATATTTAGTATCGATGAAATGAAAAATTTGTTTTCTTTTAAAAATGTTAGTAAGTCTTCTAGTATTTTTGATAAAAAAAAACTTTTATATTTAAATAAATATTATATTAATAATTTTACTAATGAAAAAATAATTTCATTGTTAAAATATTATTTTGATAAAGAAAATATAGACATTCTAAATGGACCTAATGTAAAAAAAGTTTTTAAAGTTTTTAAAAATAGATGTTTTTCGTTAAGAGAAATTGTTATTTGTTCTAGTTATTTATATAAAAAATGTGTAAATTTTAAAAATTTGTTTTTGGTAAAATGTAATAAAAAAAAGTTTTTAATAATTTTAAAAGTTGTTTATTTTAATTTTAAAAATATTAAAATTTGGATTTCTTCAGAGATTTGGAAAACAATACAATTAATATCTTATAAAAATAATTTTTCTTTAAAAAAAATTATTTATATTTTGAGAAAAATTTTTACTGGTAAAAGTTCTTCCCCTAGTATTAGCAAGATACTTTATTTGATAGGATATGCTAAAGTAATTTTTAGTTTGAAAAAATTTATTTTTTTTATAATAAAAAAATTTTTTTAA
- a CDS encoding FliG C-terminal domain-containing protein, with product MNNNIDGYTKSACFLFFLGIKKSTKILNHLDLEEKKKIIFKMSDLSIFSKKNINIAINSYKKYYKKIFFEKNDYVKNYFNSIISRSFNDKERNKLFNIIKIKKEFLKNVKKANLKSSKNCYLILNKEHPQIIAIFLKYLNKKKSIKILSFFNKNYRYEIIRRMFKIKHMNKFSKENFFKIINHIFKEKKNIKYSNFEYVIKIFKSLSKKEKVYMLKNFFEKEDDIKKKIICEIFSFEDIFKMNNKNVYILLKYVNKEILYISIINLFEKFRNKFLKNMSKIQLNYFFKMIKENNLKFSKKDILISKQNILKILRFLLKKNILILKDLEKIYV from the coding sequence ATGAATAATAATATTGACGGTTATACAAAAAGTGCTTGTTTTTTGTTTTTTTTAGGAATAAAAAAAAGTACAAAAATATTAAATCATTTAGATTTAGAAGAAAAAAAAAAAATAATATTTAAAATGTCAGATTTATCTATTTTTTCTAAAAAGAATATAAATATTGCAATAAATTCTTATAAAAAATATTATAAAAAAATTTTTTTTGAAAAAAATGATTATGTTAAAAATTATTTTAATTCTATAATTAGTAGATCTTTTAATGATAAAGAGAGAAATAAATTATTTAATATCATTAAAATTAAAAAAGAATTTTTAAAAAATGTAAAAAAAGCAAATTTAAAAAGTTCTAAAAATTGTTATTTAATTCTTAATAAAGAACATCCTCAAATTATTGCAATATTTTTAAAATATTTGAATAAAAAGAAATCTATTAAAATTCTTTCTTTTTTTAATAAAAATTATAGATATGAGATTATTAGAAGAATGTTTAAAATTAAACATATGAACAAATTTTCTAAAGAAAACTTTTTTAAAATAATTAATCATATCTTTAAAGAAAAAAAAAATATTAAATATAGTAATTTTGAATATGTAATAAAAATTTTTAAATCTCTATCCAAAAAAGAAAAAGTATATATGTTAAAAAATTTTTTTGAAAAAGAGGATGATATAAAAAAAAAAATAATTTGTGAAATATTTTCTTTTGAGGATATTTTTAAGATGAATAATAAAAATGTGTATATTTTGTTAAAATATGTTAATAAAGAAATTCTATATATCTCTATTATAAATTTATTTGAAAAATTCAGAAATAAGTTTTTGAAAAATATGTCTAAAATTCAGTTGAATTATTTTTTTAAAATGATTAAAGAAAATAATTTAAAATTTTCTAAAAAAGATATTTTAATTAGTAAACAGAATATTTTGAAAATTTTAAGATTTTTATTAAAAAAAAATATATTAATTTTAAAAGATTTGGAAAAAATTTATGTATAA
- a CDS encoding FliI/YscN family ATPase: protein MNENLQSWFKNINFLDKKICKLSRPIKYGRLISSIGLLLEVSGLCLSIGDICIIEVFNNKKKFLIEGEVVGFKNNNIFIMLFEHFKGISPGLKVFPKINKHGFYENKKLPVGKDLLGRVIDSFGNPLDGFEDINCKDFLSTMYEKINPLRKNPVNKILDTGIKAINSLLTIGMGQRIGLFASSGVGKSVLLSMISKNSKADIFIISLIGERSREVLEFIENIKMSKNFNKSVIIVSPADSSPLLKVQGTLYSISIAEYFRKKGNHVLFILDSLTRYVMAEREISIAMGEIPIVRGYPTSIFSKLPLFIERSGNGEYENCSITGLYTVLVENNESLDPISDLAKSVLDGHIMLSKNYADSGHYPAIDIETSISRIMFNLVDNEHYNKAIYLKKLISVYRQNRDLINLGAYVKGHDKILDDAIILWPKIESFLQQDRNDVYNFSDSYKYLSKLI, encoded by the coding sequence ATGAATGAAAATTTACAAAGTTGGTTTAAAAATATAAATTTTTTAGATAAAAAAATATGTAAACTTTCGAGGCCAATAAAATATGGTAGATTAATTAGTTCTATTGGACTTTTATTAGAAGTTTCTGGTTTATGTTTATCCATTGGAGATATTTGTATTATAGAAGTTTTCAATAATAAAAAAAAATTTTTAATAGAAGGAGAAGTCGTAGGATTTAAAAATAATAATATATTTATAATGTTATTTGAACATTTTAAAGGAATATCTCCTGGTTTAAAAGTTTTTCCTAAAATTAACAAACATGGATTTTATGAAAATAAAAAACTTCCTGTGGGAAAAGATTTATTAGGAAGAGTTATTGATAGTTTTGGAAATCCTTTAGATGGTTTTGAAGATATAAATTGTAAAGATTTTTTATCAACAATGTATGAAAAAATTAATCCTTTAAGAAAAAATCCTGTGAACAAGATATTAGACACTGGAATAAAAGCGATAAATTCTTTATTAACAATAGGTATGGGTCAAAGAATAGGATTATTCGCTAGTTCAGGGGTTGGAAAAAGTGTATTATTAAGTATGATATCAAAAAATTCTAAAGCAGATATTTTTATAATATCATTAATAGGTGAAAGAAGTAGAGAAGTTCTTGAATTTATAGAAAACATAAAAATGTCAAAAAATTTTAATAAATCTGTAATAATAGTTTCTCCAGCTGATAGTTCTCCTTTGTTAAAAGTGCAAGGAACTTTATATTCAATTAGTATAGCTGAATATTTTAGAAAAAAGGGTAATCATGTTTTGTTTATTTTGGATTCTTTAACAAGATATGTAATGGCAGAAAGAGAAATATCTATTGCTATGGGTGAAATTCCTATTGTAAGAGGTTATCCAACTTCTATATTTTCTAAATTACCACTTTTTATAGAGAGATCTGGTAATGGAGAATATGAGAATTGTTCTATAACTGGATTATATACTGTGTTAGTTGAAAATAATGAAAGTTTAGATCCTATTTCTGATTTAGCAAAATCAGTTTTAGATGGGCATATTATGTTATCAAAAAATTATGCTGATTCAGGGCATTATCCTGCCATTGACATAGAAACTTCTATAAGTAGAATAATGTTTAATTTAGTTGATAATGAGCATTATAATAAAGCAATTTATTTAAAAAAATTAATATCTGTATATAGACAAAATAGAGATTTAATAAATTTAGGTGCATATGTTAAAGGGCATGATAAAATTTTAGATGATGCAATTATTTTATGGCCTAAAATAGAAAGTTTTTTACAACAAGATAGAAATGATGTATATAATTTTAGTGACTCTTATAAATATTTAAGTAAATTAATTTAA
- a CDS encoding HPr family phosphocarrier protein produces MLTKETKIKLKNGLHIRPASLFVKEAKKFISKITITLNKKTVNAKSLFKLQTLELEYGKKITITAIGKDEKTAISHLIKFISNLK; encoded by the coding sequence ATGTTAACAAAAGAAACAAAAATAAAATTAAAAAATGGATTACATATTAGACCAGCTTCGTTATTTGTTAAAGAAGCTAAAAAATTTATTTCTAAAATTACAATAACACTAAACAAAAAAACCGTGAATGCAAAAAGTCTATTTAAATTACAAACATTAGAACTTGAATACGGTAAAAAAATAACAATAACCGCAATTGGAAAAGATGAAAAAACAGCCATATCTCATTTAATAAAATTTATATCAAATTTAAAATAA
- a CDS encoding FliH/SctL family protein has protein sequence MYKLSYKKKMEKWKKWNPDYLCLNKNDFKNVKNKKNNIKDNMSKSLHKDDLVENKILEENKIAYKKGFFEGKIVGNKLGLEKFFLYKKCLKKEKIKFKNLFFNLKKSIKSINTYVAFKMIKILFNILKKNNRFFKNKNYKKIIYDVKKCLNKEYNFLNNLNFKFNPKDFKFIKKKFLNFFKFRKWILIPDEKISIGECEIFSSEININFTSLDNLNHLYRAFY, from the coding sequence ATGTATAAATTATCTTATAAAAAAAAAATGGAAAAATGGAAAAAATGGAATCCAGATTATTTATGTTTAAATAAAAATGATTTTAAAAATGTTAAAAATAAAAAAAATAACATAAAAGATAATATGTCAAAATCTTTACATAAAGATGATTTGGTAGAAAATAAAATTTTAGAAGAAAATAAAATTGCTTATAAAAAAGGTTTTTTTGAAGGTAAAATAGTTGGTAACAAATTGGGTTTAGAAAAATTTTTTTTATATAAAAAATGTTTAAAAAAAGAAAAAATAAAATTTAAAAATTTATTTTTTAATTTGAAAAAATCTATTAAATCTATAAATACTTATGTTGCTTTTAAAATGATAAAAATATTATTTAATATTTTAAAGAAAAATAATAGATTTTTTAAAAATAAAAATTATAAAAAAATAATTTATGATGTAAAAAAATGTTTAAATAAAGAATATAATTTTTTAAATAATTTAAATTTTAAATTTAATCCGAAGGATTTTAAATTTATTAAAAAAAAATTTTTAAATTTTTTTAAGTTTAGAAAATGGATATTAATTCCAGATGAAAAAATATCTATTGGAGAATGTGAAATTTTTTCTTCTGAAATTAATATAAATTTTACTAGTTTAGATAATTTAAATCACTTATATAGAGCTTTCTATTAG
- a CDS encoding flagellar hook-basal body complex protein FliE: MKIHEFNIIPKFNKLSNEINIKKCKFKNNFCKLLNNENKKINILKNFNIYNKNLENEKIFKKQSISDSILDLEKSSLFLEIAIKVKNKIISAYQEIMNMQI, translated from the coding sequence ATGAAAATACATGAATTTAATATTATACCAAAATTTAATAAATTAAGTAATGAAATAAATATCAAAAAATGTAAATTTAAAAATAATTTTTGTAAACTTTTAAATAATGAAAATAAAAAAATAAATATATTAAAAAATTTTAACATATATAACAAAAATTTAGAAAATGAAAAAATATTTAAAAAACAATCAATAAGTGATTCAATATTAGATTTAGAAAAATCTTCATTATTTTTAGAAATTGCAATAAAAGTAAAAAATAAAATAATATCTGCATATCAAGAAATTATGAACATGCAAATATAA
- the fliF gene encoding flagellar basal-body MS-ring/collar protein FliF produces the protein MNEKLSFEKKSSKKNFFNNIFIAIKNNIIIFLILFSLFLTLIFSTIFFYKSASYSTLYNKLSNEDKNEIIFELSNMNIPYKISGLENKISIPKKLVYQVRFNLSEKGIPRNNIDGFEILDQEKFGESQFHERINYQRALEGELSKTIMKIDSIKNACVHLVMHSKSVFLNNDVDASASILLTLKSGKLLDVNKINAILHLVSKSVSGLKYKNITIVDQYGNFLNQKVDFDTYNNSKLIYLSEIEKKYKRKIEEILIPLFGVNNVHAQVTAQADFDKKEKIEERYKPNSEKFNKSIRSSQNIYNREFHKNKNNSNNLENNLVKHFDEKKYDEKNKNFNSNILGKNQNSKNNHNFNNSDINNNYEYSNNYDNTTNYELDHDITNTKVNIGSLKRISVGVVINYVKDSNGKFFPISKNDMQKIKELIKNTIGFSKERGDTVNLVNSLFFNNTAEKEKIKYVIVKKNNTNFLFRECCFIIFSIIILFFLYKIFFICFFKKKIKNKDIDKELKNKDIDKELKNKDIDKELKNKDIDKELKNKMFEKNKKNNFLKKQSEKQKSSNSLIVTKQNKNNKNIFDKKSSFIAKIIQNWINEK, from the coding sequence ATGAATGAAAAATTGTCGTTTGAAAAGAAATCTAGTAAAAAAAATTTTTTTAATAATATTTTTATAGCAATAAAAAATAATATAATTATTTTTTTAATATTATTTTCATTATTTTTAACTTTGATATTTTCTACTATATTTTTTTATAAATCAGCTAGTTATTCTACATTATATAATAAATTATCTAATGAAGACAAAAATGAAATTATTTTTGAATTGTCTAATATGAATATTCCATATAAAATTAGTGGATTAGAAAATAAAATTAGTATACCAAAAAAATTGGTGTATCAAGTTAGATTTAATTTGTCTGAAAAAGGTATTCCTAGAAACAATATAGATGGTTTTGAAATTTTAGATCAAGAAAAATTTGGTGAAAGTCAATTTCACGAAAGAATAAATTATCAAAGAGCTTTAGAAGGAGAATTGTCAAAAACAATAATGAAAATAGATTCTATAAAAAATGCATGTGTTCATCTTGTAATGCATTCTAAATCTGTTTTTTTAAATAATGATGTAGATGCTTCAGCATCTATTTTATTAACTTTGAAATCTGGAAAGTTATTAGATGTAAATAAAATAAATGCTATTTTACATTTGGTGTCTAAAAGTGTGTCTGGTTTAAAATACAAAAATATAACTATAGTTGATCAATATGGTAATTTTCTTAATCAAAAAGTAGATTTTGACACATATAATAATAGTAAATTAATTTATTTAAGTGAAATAGAAAAAAAGTATAAAAGAAAAATTGAAGAAATTTTAATACCATTATTTGGTGTAAATAATGTACATGCACAAGTGACTGCGCAGGCAGATTTTGATAAAAAAGAAAAAATAGAAGAGAGATATAAACCTAATTCTGAAAAATTTAATAAATCTATTAGATCCAGTCAAAATATTTATAATAGAGAATTTCATAAAAATAAAAATAATTCTAATAATTTAGAAAATAATTTAGTAAAACATTTTGATGAAAAAAAATATGATGAAAAAAATAAGAATTTTAACTCAAACATATTAGGAAAAAATCAAAATTCTAAAAATAATCATAATTTTAATAATAGTGATATTAACAATAATTATGAATATAGTAATAATTATGATAATACTACTAATTATGAGTTAGATCATGATATAACAAATACTAAAGTTAATATAGGAAGTTTAAAAAGAATATCAGTGGGAGTAGTAATAAATTATGTTAAAGATTCTAACGGAAAATTTTTTCCTATAAGTAAAAATGATATGCAAAAAATAAAAGAATTAATTAAAAATACAATAGGTTTTTCAAAAGAAAGAGGAGATACAGTAAATTTAGTAAATTCATTATTTTTTAATAATACTGCAGAAAAAGAAAAAATTAAATATGTTATTGTAAAAAAAAATAATACAAATTTTCTTTTTAGAGAATGTTGTTTTATAATATTTTCAATAATAATATTATTTTTTTTATACAAAATTTTTTTTATATGTTTCTTTAAAAAAAAAATAAAAAATAAAGATATAGATAAAGAATTAAAAAATAAAGATATAGATAAAGAATTAAAAAATAAAGATATAGATAAAGAATTAAAAAATAAAGATATAGATAAAGAATTAAAAAATAAAATGTTTGAAAAAAACAAAAAAAATAATTTTTTAAAAAAACAATCTGAAAAACAAAAATCTTCAAATTCATTAATTGTAACTAAACAAAATAAGAATAATAAAAATATTTTTGATAAAAAATCTTCATTTATAGCTAAAATTATTCAAAATTGGATAAATGAAAAATGA